One Cryptomeria japonica chromosome 9, Sugi_1.0, whole genome shotgun sequence genomic window carries:
- the LOC131032555 gene encoding pentatricopeptide repeat-containing protein At3g02330, mitochondrial, translated as MPSTTLVNLRKLCKEGQLKQALQILLLKQNVDSSTYFHLVQTCIAKKALSEGKQIHSHMKQRVFAFASNTFLQNTLIKLYDKCGSLIDARRVFEQMSETDIFSWNSIFTAYKKHGFPQQALTLFRQMQRAAVQPDEFSFSIILSVCAKIASLKHGLQIQGKLIRCKFHFDVTSLNILIDMYAKCGRVQKARQLFDKMRSPGLVSFTVMVTGYAQNGFLAEALRLFKEMPQRNIVSWTAIIAGCVQNGLGLKAMEFFKQMQMAGVKPNNVTFVSILPLCAEMGALELGKEIHKNIVESSYLSDVVVATALIDVYAKCGSMQKARRLFDKMHRVNEVSWTVMITGYTQNDNLDEALRLFKIMPERNVVSWTPIVAEYAQRGLVMNALKLFKQMQCAGLKPDSQIFAAILPACAKMGTSEQGMEIHKNIIESGFSSDVIVATALIDMYAKCRNIQKAYKLFESMPQRDVALWTAIIAGCAQMGYVEKAVELFNQMQLAGIKPNSVTFTSILPLCIKKGSVENVLELHLKIIESGFMSAIVVVTALIDVYAKCGNMHKAYRLFDRMPQRDLASWTVIIAGYTQNEPFEKALTNFKQMQLAEVRPDSSTLASILPACAKLRGLKQGMEIHRKAIENNFLSDEVVTALIYMYARCGKLRRGCMLFNKMTRRNVISWNAMILGYLQNGFVDKALKIFKQMQLAGVNPNSLTFACILPACGKLGALKHGMEVHQKIIKSGFRSDAITSALIDIPAGLVNDVL; from the exons ATGCCATCTACTACTCTTGTTAATCTGAGAAAACTTTGTAAAGAGGGCCAGCTGAAGCAGGCGCTACAGATTCTGCTCCTGAAACAGAATGTGGACTCTTCTACGTATTTTCATCTGGTGCAGACATGCATTGCCAAGAAAGCCCTTTCAGAGGGTAAGCAAATTCACTCTCACATGAAGCAGAGGGTATTTGCATTTGCCTCAAATACATTCTTACAGAATACACTTATCAAATTGTATGATAAATGTGGGAGTTTGATTGATGCTCGCCGAGTTTTCGAGCAAATGAGTGAAACAGATATCTTCTCTTGGAATTCTATATTTACTGCTTACAAAAAGCATGGCTTCCCTCAACAGGCATTGACATTGTTTCGCCAAATGCAAAGGGCGGCTGTTCAACCCGATGAGTTCAGCTTCTCAATTATTCTTTCTGTGTGCGCCAAGATAGCGTCTctaaaacatggtttgcagatacAAGGAAAACTCATTAGATGTAAATTTCATTTTGACGTTACCTCGCTGAATATTCTgatagatatgtatgcaaaatgtggaagagtGCAGAAAGCACgccaattgtttgacaaaatgcgtaGTCCAGGCCTGGTTTCATTCACTGTTATGGTTACTGGGTATGCACAAAATGGTTTCCTTGCTGAGGCTTTAAGACTATTTAAAGAAATGCCTCAACGAAACATTGTTTCGTGGACTGCAATCATTGCTGGATGTGTTCAAAATGGACTTGGATTAAAAGCCATGGAGTTTTTTAAGCAAATGCAGATGGCAGGAGTAAAACCAAACAATGTAACATTTGTGAGCATCCTCCCATTGTGTGCCGAAATGGGAGCTTTGGAGCTGGGCAAGGAGATCCATAAAAACATAGTTGAAAGCAGTTATCTCTCAGATGTTGTCGTTGCAACGGCGCTGATAGACGTGTATGCGAAATGTGGAAGCATGCAGAAGGCACGCCGATTGTTTGATAAAATGCATAGAGTCAATGAGGTCTCATGGACTGTCATGATTACAGGATATACGCAAAATGACAATCTGGACGAGGCTTTAAGACTTTTCAAAATAATGCCTGAACGAAACGTGGTGTCATGGACTCCAATAGTTGCTGAATATGCACAGAGAGGGCTAGTTATGAATGCCCTTAAgcttttcaagcaaatgcaatgcgCAGGTTTGAAGCCAGACTCACAAATATTTGCCGCTATACTCCCAGCATGTGCCAAAATGGGAACTTCGGAACAAGGTATGGAGATCCATAAAAATATAATAGAAAGCGGTTTTTCTTCAGATGTTATAGTTGCTACTGCcttgatagacatgtatgcaaaatgccgAAATATACAAAAGGCATACAAGTTATTTGAGAgtatgcctcaaagagatgtggcCTTATGGACTGCAATCATTGCTGGATGTGCACAAATGGGGTATGTTGAAAAAGCCGTGGAGCTTTTTAATCAAATGCAGTTAGCTGGTATAAAGCCAAACTCAGTAACCTTTACCAGCATCCTCCCATTGTGTATCAAAAAGGGATCTGTGGAAAATGTCTTGGAGCTCCATCTGAAAATAATTGAAAGTGGTTTTATGTCAGCTATTGTAGTTGTGACTGCCCTCATAGatgtgtatgcaaaatgtggaaacatgcaCAAGGCATACcgattgtttgacagaatgccacAGAGAGATTTGGCCTCATGGACTGTAATAATTGCTGGATATACACAAAATGAACCTTTTGAAAAAGCTTTGACaaattttaagcaaatgcaattggctgaGGTAAGGCCAGATTCGTCAACCCTTGCCAGCATCCTCCCAGCTTGTGCCAAACTAAGAGGATTGAAACAGGGTATGGAAATCCATCGAAAagctattgaaaataattttcTGTCAGATGAGGTTGTGACTGCTCTAATTTACATGTATGCACGATGTGGTAAACTTCGGAGGGGATGCATGCTGTTCAACAAAATGACTCGaagaaatgtgatctcatggaatgcaatgattctAGGATATTTACAAAATGGGTTTGTTGATAAAGCCTTGAAgatttttaagcaaatgcaattggcaggtgtgaaCCCGAATTCATTAACCTTTGCCTGCATCCTCCCAGCTTGTGGCAAACTTGGAGCTTTGAAACATGGTATGGAGGTCCATCAAAAAATAATCAAGAGTGGCTTTCGTTCAGATGCAATTACAAGTGCGctcatagacat CCCTGCAGGTCTGGTTAATGATGTGCTGTGA